The following is a genomic window from Patescibacteria group bacterium.
ACTAATAAATAAACCAGCCAGCCGTCGATATTAACGCTTAAGCTCACGTCATTGATAATTTTAGTGTTTTGTCCGGATAGCCCGTAGTCCATAAATATCCGTCATTGCGGGCTTGACCCGCAATCCAGAAACTCATTTGTAACGCCAAAACCTGGATTCCGGCTCGGAGGCCGGAATGACAAAAAAAATTTACTTATTTATTTTCATTTTTCATTTTCATAATCTCATCCGCCTTAATCTTGGCTTCTTGCTCTAAAAAATATTTATTCACTCCGGGTATGAGCATCAGCCATTTTTTAATCAGCTTGATGATATCGCCGATATTCACTTTAGCCTTGCTTAAAAGCTGGTTGATTTTTCTGGCGGTCTCTTCTCCGGCTTTTTTAAACTCTTGGCGCTTGGCCGGAGTTAAGCTTAAATAAATGTCCGCCAGGCCTGAAACCAAAATATTCTCCACCTGCTTCTGCCGTCTGGCCGCCGGAGCGATAATACCGGTCGCCGGTGCGATAACGGCCGCGGGCCGGTTTTCCGCCTGCGCGATTTCACTTGCTACCGTTTGCCTGGATTGCTCCAGATTATTTATTTTTTCTTCGCTGCCAATCCGCTCCAGGCTTTGTTTTAATTTATCGCCATCAACCAAAGGCTTTTCATTTAACGAAAGCTTTTCTCCGCTCGCTATCTCCGGTTTAATATCCGCCATATGATTAAAAAATTACTTGTTTAGAAGTAATGATATTATAACATAAAATAATAAAAAATTAAAATCGCCAAACATATTTCCACATTTCCATAAAATTATGCTATAATAAAACCAACTAAATCTCTTATCAATATTCCCATGCCAAAATTCAAAAAAATTTCTAAAAACATCCAGCAAGTTACCATCGCTAATCCGCAAAAAACCCATTCAATTGACTGGATAAACATTAATAATGCCGGTAAGGCGGAAATTGAATTTTTGAGAAAAAAATATAATTTTAAACTGTCCCAGCTCGCCGCTTCCTCGGCCAAATCAAACTCCCAAAGGCCGATTATCGCCCGCGAACCGAATTATATCTTCATGATCTTGCACTTTCCGGTCATGGCTAATTATCCGAGCGACAAGCCAGAAAACAACGGCCGGATTATGGCCGCGGAAATTGAATTCTTCATCGGCCATGGCTTTTTAATAAGCTTGCCGAGCGCGCCGATTGAGCCCTTGAATGATTTTTTTAATTTATGCAAAAAGGATTCGGGGTCGCTCCTGTCTTACGAATTTGAATCTTCGGCCATTTTGCTTTATGAAATTTTAAACAAACTGCTTAAATACAGCTACATACTTTTAGATAATAACAGCATCGCCATAGCGCGCGCCGAGCAGATTATCTTAAGCGAAGACCAAAAAAAATCAGCCGCCTTGATTTTTAACCTAAGGCACAACCTGATTAATACCCGCAAAATCATGCAAAACCATAAAAATATCATTAAACAGCTGATGGCCATGGAATCAAGCATTATTCCGCGGGAACACTTAAAAAAATATTACGGCGAGCTGATTGAACAGACGAAAAATATTTGGGAAACTTTAGAAAACCAGCGGGAGATGGTTGAAGTGCTCCATGATTCTTACGAATCAATAGCCAATTACCACTTAGGCAATATTATGAAAACTTTGACTATTTTTTACGTGACTTTCTCCTCCTTAACTCTGATCGCCGCGATTTTCAGCATAAAAGCCGATCAGGGCATGCCCTTTATCAATTACCAGAATAACTTTTGGATAATTTTGGGCATCATGGGCCTGGCCGGGCTATCCATGCTGCTACTATTTAAAAAGAAAAAATGGCTGTAGATTTCACAGCCAACTGCACCTAACACAAAAATCCGACTGCTGTCGGATTTTTTAAATTAAAAAAAATTCAAAATCACCCGGGGGTTCGGGGGTTGGAGTTGGCGCCAAGGCTTACAGCAGGAAGATAAATCAATAAGATAGCCAACCTGCCTGCCGGCGAGGCAGGTCGGAAACCCCCGAGACTTTTTGCTTACTTTTTAGTCATAAAAAGTAAGTCCTAGCGAAGCGTTAACTGAACATGATGTATCACTAAAAGTTATTTTTATTTTAAAACCTTTTTAATATCCTCTATATTTTCCACTTTAACTAATTCCTGCCTTAACTTGCCGGCATTAGGCAGCCCGGACACATACCAGCATAAATGCTTGCGCATTTCAATTATCCCCTGCTTGCCTTTTAACTTATAGGCTAGTTCCGCGTGCTTTAAAGCTGTTTGAAAAATTAATTTTTTTGTTATGGGTTGCGAGTTATGAGTTACGAGTTGCGAGAAAATCCACGGCCTGCCTAAGGCGCCCTGGCCGATGCCTAGGCCGTCCGCGCCGGTTTTATTCAACAGTTCTTCGGCGCTAGCTCGGTCTTTAACTCCCCCGTTGGCTAAAATAATCCCTTTGAAATATTTTTTAGCCTGCCTAATTATTTCCCAGTCCACGCTGCCGCTATGTCCTTGCGCCAAACTCCTGCCATGAATCATGACAGCGGCTACGGGCAAATCTTTTATGCTTTCCAGAAAATCCAAAGCCGTTATCCGTCCAACCACTGAACGGCATTTTATAGACACCGGCAAATCAGTATTTTTTATTACCGCTTCAATAATTTTACGCGCTAATTTTAAATCGTTCATCAGTGCGGCGCCGGCTCCCTGTCTCGCCACTTTTTTTACCGGACAACCGAAATTTATGTCAATACCGTCAGGCTTAATCTTTCCGGTAATAAATTCAGCGGCTTGCGCGAAGTGCTCCGGCTTGCCGCCGAACAGCTGTATCACGAACGGCCGCTCTTTTTTATCAAACTTCATTAATGCTAAAGTTTTCTTAGAATTATAAACGATAGCCGTGGCGCTGATCATTTCGCTGTAAACAACGTCGGCGCCGAATGATTTGCAGATTTGCCGAAAGGCCGAATCCGCTACTCCGGCCATAGGCGCCAAAGCATAAATTGGTTTTTTTATTTTTGATTTATCCTGCGTAGCCTTGGCGAAGGAGGACCAAAAATTTTTTACCCTATTGGAAGCAATATTTTTTTGTTTAACCATATAATTTGAAAATTTGATGATTTTGTGATTCAACTATTTTATATTTTAATTCTAACGGGGTGAATAAAAAATGCGCGCCGTTTCTGATTAAGAAGCAGCGCGCGGTTGATAATTACTCCTCATCCCCCTCTTCGTTTTCAGGGCGCGAGTGCCGTGCTTGGTTAAATGCTTCTACAAATGGGACGGTACAAACAGTAATTAAAAAAACTGCCGCAATATATTCCCAGATACCTGTTCTGCTTAAAAAATTCATAATTGCTTCCATGAGCACTCCTCCTTTTATTTTTTCGTAATTCTTTGTCCGTTTTTAGTATCTTCAATATTATAGCCTAATTTTTCAATTTGCCAGCGCAGTTTATCCGATTCTTCAAAATTTTTATCTTGCCTGGCTTTTTCTCTGGCTCTGATTATTTTCTCAATTTCAACCGGAACTTTTTCTTCTTTTAACGCGCCGGCCAAGCCCAACCCTAAAACTTTATCAAAATCTAAAATCGTCGCTAATTTTTCCTCGTCTTTAATCTCTGACTTTAAAACTTCTTGGATTATAGCTAGCGCTTGCGGCGTATTTAAATCATCGTTAATCGCCCGCGAAAACTTTTCTTTAAAATTAGAATTTATACTTGCTACTTTATACTTTATACTTTTAACTTTTAACTCTTTTAGCTGATTATATAAATGTTTTAATCCTTCCGTTGCCGCCCCTAGCGCCTCCCAGCTAAAATTCATTACTTTGCCATAGCCGGTTTGTAAACATAAAAATCTAAAGGCTAAAGGGCTGATTTTCTTTTCTGCCAAATCTTTAAGCGTATAAAAATTATTAAACCGTTTGCTCATCTTTTTTCCATCCACTAACAAATATTCATTATGCAGCCAATAATTTACCGGCCTTTTGCATTTATATCCGATGACGCTTTGGTGTATTTCATTTTCATGATGAGGAAATTTTAAATCAACGCCGCCGGTGTGAATGTCAAAAGGCATGCCTAACTCGGCCTGGCCCATGGCCGAGCATTCAATATGCCAGCCGGGCCGACCGGGTAATTTTTGCCCGTCAAGCTCAAACTGCCATGACGGCTCCCCTTGTTTTTGCCCTTTCCATAAAACAAAATCTTGAACATTGTCTTTTTCATATTCATCGCTGTCTATCCTAGCGCCTGATTTTAATTTTGAGACGTCAATATCAACTAATAAGCCGTATTTGTGTTTCTGGCTGTATTTAACTACGTCAAAATAAACCGAACCGTCTTTTATGTAAGCTAAGCCGGATTTAAAAATTTTCGCGACTAACTCCTGCATTTTTTCAATATATTCAGTCGCTCGAGTTATTTTAATCTGCTGTTTTTCAATATTTAATTTTTCCAAATCCTGCCAAAAATAATTTTCAAATTCAGCCGTAAATTTTTTTAAAGCTTGCATCGGGGGCATGTCCGGATATTTTATTTTTGAATCCCTGATGGTTTTATCGTCAACGTCGGTAATATTCATAACCCATTTAACTTTTTTTTCGCCAAAATTATATTTTAAAACTCTATTTAAAATATCGGCAAAAACATAAGCCCTTAAATTGCCGACATGGGCGTAATTATAAACCGTGGGCCCGCAAGTATATAATCCGACTGCCCCCTGTCCTTTATAAGGAGAGGGTCGGGGTGAGGTTTTAATCGGCTTGAATTCCTCTCTTTTGCGGCTAAGCGTATTGTATAAAAATAGTTTATTCATAATTTTGCCCCCTTTATTAAAGGGGGTTAGGCCGCGCCCGCAACGCTTCGCTTGCGAGGCGGGCGGGGGGATTTTACCTTGTTTTTATTCTACCCCACCGCCCTTTTTTAGGCAAGAAAAAGCCGTACGGAAATTAAATCTTCCGTACGGCCGTATAGGTGGAGTTACTTTATTTTTCAATATACTCCACATTCGTAACTTCATTATACTCCGGTATTTTTGCCTCGGGCACGGAGTGGACTTTAAAGGTTGCTAACTCCTCTGCCCTTTTTAGTAAAAAATTCGGTAAAAACCCGACATATATCGGACTGTTCGGATCTTTATCATATACCGACAAGATACTTGGCTCATCGGCGCCTTTTAAATAATATGCTCGATCAAATTTATAAGTTGTTCCCGGCTTTAATTCATTGAAGGGCACCAATTTGCCAAATTTATTATTTTGGCTAATTAATATCCCTGCTATAAAAGCCCCGGCCGCCGCACAGATGGTTGGAAAAAAAATTAAGAAGGGATTAATAGTTTCTGATGCCGAATTAACTAAAATTGACATCAATACTATACCAATAGCCATAAGAATCGGAACTGCTAAACATAATATCTTTACCCCACCGGATAATTTTATCATTCTTTCCTCCTTTTTTGCCTTATCGGCGTTTTTATGTTTATAATAGCTTGTTATTTAAAAAGACCGCGCATTACTTTTCACAATTTCGCCCGCAGTTAGTATTACGTACGGGCAAAAAGTAAAAATTAATATGTTGTTATATTATTGATTGGGCTAAATTTATGAAATTTTCGTGAGATTACTGCAGTTAGGCTTGGAAAAATTGTTTTTATCGCGCATACGAAATTGTAGCGACCGCA
Proteins encoded in this region:
- the cysS gene encoding cysteine--tRNA ligase, encoding MNKLFLYNTLSRKREEFKPIKTSPRPSPYKGQGAVGLYTCGPTVYNYAHVGNLRAYVFADILNRVLKYNFGEKKVKWVMNITDVDDKTIRDSKIKYPDMPPMQALKKFTAEFENYFWQDLEKLNIEKQQIKITRATEYIEKMQELVAKIFKSGLAYIKDGSVYFDVVKYSQKHKYGLLVDIDVSKLKSGARIDSDEYEKDNVQDFVLWKGQKQGEPSWQFELDGQKLPGRPGWHIECSAMGQAELGMPFDIHTGGVDLKFPHHENEIHQSVIGYKCKRPVNYWLHNEYLLVDGKKMSKRFNNFYTLKDLAEKKISPLAFRFLCLQTGYGKVMNFSWEALGAATEGLKHLYNQLKELKVKSIKYKVASINSNFKEKFSRAINDDLNTPQALAIIQEVLKSEIKDEEKLATILDFDKVLGLGLAGALKEEKVPVEIEKIIRAREKARQDKNFEESDKLRWQIEKLGYNIEDTKNGQRITKK
- a CDS encoding CorA family divalent cation transporter, which gives rise to MPKFKKISKNIQQVTIANPQKTHSIDWININNAGKAEIEFLRKKYNFKLSQLAASSAKSNSQRPIIAREPNYIFMILHFPVMANYPSDKPENNGRIMAAEIEFFIGHGFLISLPSAPIEPLNDFFNLCKKDSGSLLSYEFESSAILLYEILNKLLKYSYILLDNNSIAIARAEQIILSEDQKKSAALIFNLRHNLINTRKIMQNHKNIIKQLMAMESSIIPREHLKKYYGELIEQTKNIWETLENQREMVEVLHDSYESIANYHLGNIMKTLTIFYVTFSSLTLIAAIFSIKADQGMPFINYQNNFWIILGIMGLAGLSMLLLFKKKKWL
- a CDS encoding tRNA-dihydrouridine synthase; translation: MVKQKNIASNRVKNFWSSFAKATQDKSKIKKPIYALAPMAGVADSAFRQICKSFGADVVYSEMISATAIVYNSKKTLALMKFDKKERPFVIQLFGGKPEHFAQAAEFITGKIKPDGIDINFGCPVKKVARQGAGAALMNDLKLARKIIEAVIKNTDLPVSIKCRSVVGRITALDFLESIKDLPVAAVMIHGRSLAQGHSGSVDWEIIRQAKKYFKGIILANGGVKDRASAEELLNKTGADGLGIGQGALGRPWIFSQLVTHNSQPITKKLIFQTALKHAELAYKLKGKQGIIEMRKHLCWYVSGLPNAGKLRQELVKVENIEDIKKVLK